From Sulfuracidifex tepidarius, one genomic window encodes:
- a CDS encoding 30S ribosomal protein S14, whose product MGKFKPPTERKYGRGVQYCRRCGSTDSVIQKYGIYLCRQCFREVSSDLGFKKYW is encoded by the coding sequence ATGGGAAAGTTTAAGCCTCCAACAGAAAGGAAATACGGAAGAGGGGTTCAGTACTGCCGTAGATGTGGAAGTACTGATTCAGTGATACAGAAATATGGCATTTATCTATGCAGGCAATGCTTTAGGGAAGTGTCTTCGGATCTGGGTTTTAAGAAATATTGGTGA
- the rplX gene encoding 50S ribosomal protein L24, producing MVSSKPSKQRNLLRHAPKHLRKNFLVAPVADDIKSQQGISRINVKKGDTVKVVRGEHIGTEGKVAVIDTKTGRIGIEGLSRKKVDGTPVYVMVHSSKVVITKLDLGDNKRRESIERKAAERKKTLERTQSTSTS from the coding sequence ATGGTGTCTTCTAAACCTTCTAAACAGAGAAATCTCCTTAGACATGCGCCTAAGCATCTGAGAAAGAACTTTCTAGTAGCACCAGTTGCAGACGATATAAAGTCCCAGCAAGGTATCAGCAGGATAAATGTAAAGAAAGGAGATACTGTAAAGGTAGTCAGAGGAGAGCATATAGGTACTGAGGGTAAAGTGGCAGTAATAGATACTAAGACAGGAAGGATTGGAATAGAAGGACTTTCCAGGAAGAAAGTAGATGGAACTCCAGTTTATGTCATGGTACATTCCTCTAAGGTAGTTATAACAAAGTTGGATTTAGGTGATAACAAGAGAAGGGAATCAATAGAAAGAAAGGCAGCCGAGAGAAAGAAAACTTTAGAAAGGACGCAGAGCACTTCTACGAGTTAA
- a CDS encoding adenylate kinase: protein MKIGIVTGIPGVGKTTVISRASKILGEKGVPYKIANYGDYMLNTAIKEKYVQNRDEMRKLPIEKQKELQTLASRRIVEDFSSLGEKGVGLVDTHAVIRTPAGYLPGLPKYVIEIINPNVIFLLEADPKAILDRQKRDQSRSRSDYSSEATINEVISFARFAAMSSAVLVGASVKIVINEEGNCVKAANDIVGSML from the coding sequence ATGAAAATAGGAATAGTAACAGGAATACCTGGTGTAGGAAAGACAACAGTAATTTCCAGAGCTTCAAAAATATTGGGGGAGAAAGGCGTTCCTTACAAAATAGCGAATTATGGTGATTATATGTTAAACACCGCTATAAAGGAGAAATATGTTCAAAACAGGGACGAGATGAGAAAGCTTCCTATAGAAAAACAAAAGGAACTACAGACCTTAGCATCTAGGAGGATAGTCGAGGATTTCTCTTCACTTGGTGAGAAAGGAGTTGGATTAGTGGATACACATGCGGTCATAAGGACTCCAGCAGGATATTTGCCAGGTCTTCCAAAATATGTTATAGAGATAATAAATCCTAATGTGATATTTCTTTTAGAAGCAGATCCTAAGGCTATATTGGATAGACAGAAGAGGGATCAATCAAGATCTAGGTCTGATTATAGCTCTGAAGCGACGATAAATGAGGTAATAAGTTTTGCGAGGTTCGCCGCGATGTCGTCTGCGGTCCTTGTCGGAGCTTCAGTTAAGATAGTAATCAATGAAGAAGGAAACTGTGTCAAGGCCGCTAACGACATAGTAGGTTCAATGTTATGA
- a CDS encoding 50S ribosomal protein L6, protein MQAIVVKEEVEIPSGVEVKVEGKKVTVKGKKGQLERDFSFAKGVEISLLDNKIILTSTFLKRKDKALVYSVRRHLMNMIDGATKGYRYYLKIISTHFPMNVKVVGDEVQITNLIGEKNIRRIKIYPGVKVTVKGEDITVEGIDLEKVSQVAANIETKSKIRGFDKRVFSDGVFIYNKEVLS, encoded by the coding sequence GTGCAGGCCATAGTTGTAAAAGAGGAAGTAGAGATCCCTTCTGGAGTTGAGGTTAAAGTAGAAGGTAAGAAAGTAACTGTAAAAGGAAAGAAAGGCCAATTAGAGAGGGACTTCTCTTTCGCCAAGGGAGTTGAGATCTCTCTCCTTGATAACAAGATAATTTTGACTTCAACATTCCTGAAGAGGAAAGATAAGGCACTGGTGTACTCTGTCAGAAGGCATCTGATGAATATGATTGATGGAGCAACTAAGGGATATAGGTATTATCTCAAGATAATTTCTACCCATTTCCCTATGAACGTTAAAGTAGTCGGAGATGAAGTACAGATTACAAATCTAATAGGAGAAAAGAACATAAGAAGGATAAAAATTTACCCAGGAGTTAAAGTCACTGTAAAGGGAGAAGACATAACAGTTGAAGGAATAGATTTAGAAAAAGTTTCTCAAGTAGCTGCTAATATAGAGACGAAGTCCAAGATAAGAGGTTTCGATAAGAGAGTGTTTTCTGACGGTGTATTTATCTATAACAAAGAGGTGTTAAGTTGA
- a CDS encoding 30S ribosomal protein S8, with protein sequence MVMVNPLSNALTTIYNNEARRHNQAIIIPGSKLVINVLKVMQKEGYIGEFEQIDDGRWSKVVVQLLGRVNKCGPVTPRYSLSYRDMISLPDHVRKYLPSKEIGIIIVSTSKGVMSHKLAAANRLGGVALGYVF encoded by the coding sequence ATGGTAATGGTAAATCCACTTTCAAATGCACTTACCACAATATACAATAATGAAGCAAGAAGGCATAATCAGGCTATAATAATACCAGGTTCTAAGTTGGTCATTAACGTTTTAAAAGTAATGCAGAAGGAAGGATACATAGGAGAGTTTGAGCAAATAGATGACGGTAGATGGAGTAAAGTCGTAGTGCAATTGTTAGGTCGTGTGAACAAGTGCGGTCCAGTAACACCTAGATATTCACTATCTTATAGGGACATGATTAGCCTTCCAGATCATGTTAGAAAGTATTTGCCATCAAAGGAAATAGGTATAATAATAGTATCTACGTCTAAAGGAGTAATGTCTCATAAGTTAGCTGCCGCCAATAGATTGGGCGGAGTAGCTTTAGGTTATGTATTTTAA
- a CDS encoding 50S ribosomal protein L5, whose protein sequence is MSELQVQNNKNNKMRQIKLEKVTVNIGLGESGERLQKAYQLVQELTGVKPVYTKAKKSIKEFDVRKGATIGVAATLRGKKAEEFLNKVLPAINNRIKITSFDKYGNVAFGISEHVVIPGTHYDPDIGIFGLDVAVTFTRPGYRVSKRQRKATRIPKRHRVTRDEVIDYLKQNFGITIISGE, encoded by the coding sequence ATGAGCGAGTTACAAGTTCAGAATAATAAAAATAATAAAATGAGGCAAATAAAGCTAGAGAAGGTAACCGTAAACATAGGACTAGGAGAATCTGGAGAGAGGCTACAGAAAGCGTATCAGTTGGTACAAGAGTTAACCGGAGTGAAACCGGTGTACACCAAGGCAAAGAAATCAATAAAGGAATTTGACGTAAGGAAAGGTGCTACTATCGGTGTAGCTGCTACTTTAAGAGGTAAGAAAGCCGAGGAATTTCTGAATAAAGTTCTTCCGGCTATAAACAACAGAATAAAGATCACTAGCTTTGATAAGTATGGTAATGTAGCTTTCGGTATTTCAGAACACGTAGTTATACCTGGTACACATTATGATCCTGATATAGGTATTTTTGGGCTCGATGTTGCAGTAACTTTCACAAGGCCAGGATATAGAGTCTCAAAAAGACAACGTAAAGCTACTAGGATTCCTAAGAGACATAGGGTAACAAGAGACGAAGTAATAGATTATTTAAAGCAGAACTTTGGCATTACAATAATATCTGGTGAATGA
- a CDS encoding 50S ribosomal protein L19e, translated as MTNLKVQKRIASSITGAGTSRVKILPDFADEVAESLTRSDIRALIKDGKIIIENKKGVSSGRKKLRNQKKHRKSEGKGYGSRKGRKGARVEDQWVNKIRKIRRYLRWLRDNGVIDNHTYRKYYLKAKGGVFRSLADVRSTLKQQGLLKGEEK; from the coding sequence ATGACTAATTTAAAGGTACAAAAAAGGATAGCTTCAAGCATAACTGGAGCAGGCACTAGCAGGGTTAAAATTCTTCCAGACTTTGCTGATGAGGTAGCCGAATCTCTAACTAGGTCTGATATAAGGGCCTTGATAAAAGACGGTAAGATAATTATAGAAAACAAGAAAGGGGTTAGCTCTGGTAGAAAGAAGTTAAGAAATCAGAAGAAACACAGAAAAAGTGAGGGAAAAGGTTACGGCAGTAGAAAAGGTAGGAAAGGAGCAAGAGTTGAAGATCAATGGGTCAACAAGATAAGAAAGATAAGAAGGTATCTGAGGTGGCTAAGAGATAATGGAGTTATCGATAATCACACCTACAGAAAATACTACTTGAAGGCTAAGGGAGGAGTTTTCAGGAGTCTGGCTGATGTCAGGTCAACCTTAAAACAACAAGGTCTACTAAAAGGTGAAGAGAAGTGA
- a CDS encoding 50S ribosomal protein L18: MSKGANYNLKFRRRVEGKTNYYRRYIYVTTDAVREVVRLTNQHVIVQFYQIEEKGDKTIAAAHSIELVKKFGWKGDTDNTSATYLTGYLAGKRALKAGINEAVVDIGMFKPITGSRIFYAVKGSVDAGIQIPLGEVQIIEERIKGEHISEYAEKLEEENPELFNKIFSRYLKRGLNPKDLPSHFEEVFNKIKENGA, encoded by the coding sequence GTGAGCAAAGGCGCAAATTATAATTTAAAATTCAGGAGGAGAGTTGAAGGTAAGACCAACTATTATAGGCGCTACATTTACGTTACTACTGATGCTGTAAGAGAGGTAGTAAGGCTTACAAATCAGCATGTAATAGTTCAGTTTTACCAGATAGAGGAGAAAGGAGACAAGACAATAGCTGCAGCACATTCAATAGAATTAGTCAAGAAGTTCGGCTGGAAAGGAGATACTGATAATACCTCTGCCACATATCTGACAGGATATCTAGCGGGCAAGAGAGCTCTCAAAGCAGGCATAAATGAGGCAGTAGTCGATATAGGAATGTTTAAGCCAATAACTGGTTCACGAATATTCTATGCCGTAAAAGGTTCAGTAGATGCGGGAATTCAGATTCCATTAGGCGAAGTTCAGATAATAGAGGAGAGAATAAAAGGTGAACATATTTCGGAATACGCTGAAAAACTAGAGGAAGAGAACCCTGAGCTATTTAATAAGATATTTTCAAGATATCTTAAAAGAGGGTTAAATCCTAAGGATCTTCCTTCTCATTTTGAGGAAGTTTTTAATAAGATAAAGGAGAACGGTGCGTGA
- a CDS encoding uL15 family ribosomal protein, with protein sequence MTVRVSKKSRKLRGSRTMGWGLRGQHRDRGVEGGRQIGMSKDKWSWVVKYAKDWYGKHGFVNPTSVRINAITIRQLDEYVRNGKIKPVEKDGRKVVDLSSYGYDKLLGGGTLSQPLVIQVQMSSGKAKEKVEKIGGQVILGTTS encoded by the coding sequence ATGACAGTAAGAGTAAGTAAAAAAAGCAGAAAGTTAAGAGGATCTAGAACTATGGGTTGGGGTCTTCGTGGACAGCATAGGGACAGGGGTGTTGAAGGAGGAAGACAAATTGGCATGAGCAAGGATAAATGGTCGTGGGTAGTCAAATATGCAAAGGACTGGTATGGAAAACATGGCTTCGTTAATCCTACTTCAGTCAGAATTAACGCAATAACTATAAGGCAGCTTGATGAATACGTAAGGAATGGTAAAATAAAGCCGGTCGAAAAGGACGGTAGAAAGGTAGTTGACCTTTCGTCTTACGGTTATGATAAACTATTGGGAGGAGGAACGCTTTCTCAACCCTTAGTTATACAAGTCCAAATGTCATCAGGTAAAGCCAAAGAGAAAGTCGAGAAAATAGGGGGACAAGTAATATTAGGTACTACCTCATAA
- a CDS encoding archease: MRNFEFFDHTSDVGVRAFGDTLEEAFENSALAVFELMTDTSKVKAEREFKVEIDGLDMENLLYKWIESLLAEYDYSLTLFSRFQVKIDQDNLRLNGAAYGERFDPKIHERRTVVKAMTYHELEIKRNGRYIITFVVDI; encoded by the coding sequence ATGAGAAATTTCGAGTTCTTTGATCATACTTCCGATGTAGGAGTAAGGGCTTTCGGCGATACTCTAGAGGAAGCCTTTGAGAACTCTGCATTGGCAGTCTTTGAATTGATGACGGACACGTCGAAGGTCAAAGCGGAAAGGGAATTCAAAGTCGAGATAGATGGGTTAGACATGGAAAATTTACTATATAAGTGGATAGAGTCACTATTGGCAGAGTATGACTATTCGCTAACGTTGTTCAGCAGGTTTCAAGTTAAGATTGATCAAGATAACCTCAGACTGAATGGTGCAGCTTACGGAGAAAGATTTGATCCCAAAATTCATGAGAGGAGAACAGTTGTTAAGGCTATGACATATCATGAGCTCGAAATAAAGAGAAATGGGCGTTATATTATAACATTCGTAGTCGACATTTAA
- a CDS encoding 30S ribosomal protein S4e — translation MVHYTRFEAPGFLPINKKEYKWVVRVSPGPHKARFSLPLAIVLRDKLGFATSLKEVKAILSEGKVQVDGKTRKDYKYPVGIMDVVSMPSSSLYFRVVPHLTDYITLVKIDSEEAKYKFAKIVNKTVLSASKVQLNLSDGRNMIVDSEQAKAIPTRSTLKIEIPKQNLVSVLEMKEGAYGIITGGKNVGAHGKITSIKKSQYKAEIYSLVTIQNSAGYKYETNLKNVMVIGGENPEIRLD, via the coding sequence GTGGTTCACTATACTAGATTTGAAGCTCCTGGTTTCCTTCCCATCAACAAAAAGGAATACAAATGGGTTGTAAGGGTATCTCCGGGTCCACATAAGGCTAGGTTTAGTCTTCCTTTGGCAATAGTGCTGAGAGATAAGTTAGGGTTTGCTACGTCCTTAAAGGAAGTGAAAGCAATACTCTCAGAAGGGAAAGTTCAAGTTGACGGTAAGACGAGAAAGGATTACAAATATCCAGTAGGTATAATGGATGTGGTCTCCATGCCTTCATCATCACTATATTTTAGGGTAGTTCCCCATTTGACTGATTATATTACCCTAGTAAAAATTGATTCTGAAGAGGCTAAATATAAATTTGCAAAAATAGTTAATAAAACAGTTTTGAGCGCATCTAAAGTTCAACTGAACTTAAGTGATGGAAGAAACATGATTGTGGATTCTGAGCAAGCTAAGGCTATTCCTACCAGAAGTACTCTCAAGATTGAGATACCTAAGCAGAACCTTGTCAGTGTTTTGGAAATGAAGGAAGGTGCATACGGAATAATAACTGGAGGAAAGAACGTTGGCGCACATGGCAAAATAACTTCTATTAAGAAATCTCAATACAAAGCAGAGATTTACTCGTTAGTTACTATACAAAATTCAGCAGGATATAAATATGAGACGAATTTGAAGAACGTAATGGTAATAGGTGGAGAAAACCCAGAAATAAGGCTTGATTGA
- a CDS encoding 50S ribosomal protein L32e, whose product MQSKVLSLKRKTQRIMSKSRSKIPDFVRYDADKYFRLERQESWRRPRGRDNKSRLKIRGFPFIAQPGYRKPKSVRYLHPSALHPVVVNNVKELEALEPRSSEVIAIIAGSVGLKKRLEIIKRAKELGIRLSNGGDL is encoded by the coding sequence ATGCAGTCTAAAGTTCTATCACTAAAAAGAAAAACTCAAAGAATAATGTCTAAGTCTAGATCTAAAATTCCTGATTTTGTTAGGTACGATGCGGATAAATACTTTAGGCTAGAAAGACAGGAGTCTTGGAGAAGACCAAGAGGAAGGGATAACAAGTCCAGACTTAAGATAAGAGGATTCCCATTCATAGCGCAACCGGGTTATAGAAAGCCGAAATCCGTAAGATATCTTCATCCCAGCGCTCTTCATCCGGTCGTGGTTAATAACGTGAAGGAGTTAGAGGCGCTTGAGCCTAGATCTAGTGAGGTTATAGCTATAATTGCAGGAAGCGTTGGACTTAAAAAGAGACTTGAGATCATTAAGAGGGCTAAAGAGTTAGGTATAAGACTTTCTAATGGTGGAGATTTATGA
- the secY gene encoding preprotein translocase subunit SecY, whose product MSFVDALATLGQYLPATSKPKLKPSLSQKLLWTIVAVVIYLVMASTPLYGIQATSFNNFLLEQVIFASTTGTLAQLGIGPIITAGLIMQILVGSKLININLNNEDDKAKFTEAQKGLAFIFIIIESLLFGYVLTRSSTISGSLLVVVSAVTAQLIIATYIILMLDELVQKGWGLGSGVSLFIMAGVLKIMFWDMFGIVNVSSQNLPVGFFPTLVTTLASGGNLLNVIVDTTKPFQPDLVGLITTISLIFLIVYLTTIVIEIPVTSQKLRGIRRTIPLNFLYVSSIPVIFVSVLGSDIELFSSISSYVSPSVAGILSSIDSLFFFPPPNTNIPHSIYSVVLDPLGALEYSIVFIVLCVIFGILWVDVAGLDPATQARQLADAGVEIPGMRSNPKIMEAILAKYIYPLAFFSSIIVGVIAVAATLLGSYGTGVGILLAVVIAVQYYNLLAYERSLEMYPLLKRILGE is encoded by the coding sequence ATGTCTTTTGTGGACGCGCTTGCTACATTAGGTCAATATTTGCCTGCTACAAGTAAGCCTAAATTAAAGCCATCTTTAAGTCAAAAGTTACTTTGGACCATAGTTGCGGTTGTAATATATTTGGTAATGGCTTCAACACCGCTTTATGGTATACAAGCTACAAGCTTCAATAATTTCTTGCTGGAGCAAGTAATTTTTGCATCAACCACTGGTACTTTGGCACAGCTAGGTATAGGACCTATAATAACGGCTGGTCTGATAATGCAAATATTGGTAGGTTCTAAGCTAATAAATATAAATCTAAACAACGAGGATGATAAAGCAAAGTTCACAGAAGCCCAGAAAGGGCTTGCATTCATATTCATAATTATTGAGTCTTTACTGTTCGGATACGTTTTAACGAGGAGCTCTACAATTTCAGGTTCCCTTCTTGTGGTAGTTTCAGCAGTAACTGCTCAGCTAATAATAGCCACTTACATAATTTTGATGCTTGACGAGTTAGTTCAGAAGGGATGGGGACTAGGTTCTGGCGTCAGTCTATTCATAATGGCTGGAGTACTTAAGATAATGTTCTGGGACATGTTTGGAATAGTGAACGTCAGTTCACAGAACTTGCCTGTAGGCTTCTTCCCCACTCTTGTGACTACTCTAGCTTCTGGAGGAAACTTACTTAATGTAATAGTAGATACAACGAAACCTTTTCAGCCAGATTTGGTGGGACTGATTACCACTATATCATTGATATTCCTTATTGTTTATTTGACTACAATAGTTATAGAAATACCTGTAACTTCACAGAAGCTGAGGGGAATAAGGAGAACTATACCTCTTAATTTCCTTTATGTCAGCAGCATACCAGTGATCTTCGTTAGCGTTCTTGGTTCAGATATAGAGTTATTCTCTTCTATCTCGTCTTATGTTTCTCCATCAGTGGCTGGAATATTGAGCAGCATAGATTCCTTGTTTTTCTTCCCGCCGCCCAACACGAATATACCTCACAGCATATATTCTGTTGTCCTTGATCCTCTAGGTGCTCTAGAATATTCTATAGTGTTCATAGTACTTTGTGTTATATTTGGAATTCTTTGGGTTGACGTTGCAGGCTTAGATCCAGCGACTCAGGCAAGACAATTAGCAGACGCAGGGGTAGAGATCCCAGGAATGAGAAGTAACCCAAAGATAATGGAAGCGATACTCGCAAAGTACATATACCCGTTAGCTTTCTTCAGCTCCATAATAGTTGGTGTAATAGCAGTTGCAGCAACATTACTAGGCTCGTATGGTACAGGAGTGGGTATACTTCTAGCTGTAGTTATAGCTGTTCAATACTATAATTTATTAGCCTATGAAAGGTCATTAGAGATGTATCCTTTATTAAAGAGAATATTAGGGGAGTGA
- the cmk gene encoding (d)CMP kinase — MIITISGPPGSGKTSVARLVARHLSADLISAGSFFRKIASDIGISVVELNRKAESDFSIDSKLDSEILRMVLEARDENRNVIVESHIAGWLLREYSTFSIYLNAPVQERARRISIRDKISFNEALLEIFRREFSHYTRFMHYYGIDITDISLFDLSINTKSMKPEEIASLIENFISLSLKTA; from the coding sequence ATGATTATTACTATAAGCGGTCCCCCTGGAAGCGGAAAGACTAGTGTGGCAAGGTTAGTGGCTCGGCATCTTTCTGCAGATTTGATTTCTGCTGGATCTTTTTTTAGGAAGATAGCTAGTGACATAGGTATAAGTGTAGTGGAATTGAATAGAAAGGCAGAAAGCGACTTTTCTATCGATAGTAAACTTGATAGTGAAATCCTTAGGATGGTTTTAGAAGCGAGGGACGAAAATCGGAACGTGATAGTTGAATCTCATATAGCTGGATGGCTCCTTAGAGAGTATTCCACTTTCTCCATTTATTTGAACGCACCAGTGCAAGAAAGGGCAAGGAGAATATCTATCAGAGACAAGATATCTTTTAATGAGGCACTTTTGGAAATTTTCAGAAGAGAGTTCAGCCATTACACTAGGTTCATGCATTACTATGGAATAGATATCACCGACATTTCACTCTTTGATCTATCGATTAACACGAAAAGTATGAAGCCCGAAGAGATAGCCAGCTTGATAGAAAATTTCATTTCACTTTCACTCAAGACAGCCTGA
- a CDS encoding 50S ribosomal protein L34e: protein MPKPFLRSRSLSRKRVKLPSGNIATHYEDKRNSSSTCHFCGKPLHGAKTNKLSKFSKSERRPSRPFAGVLCHSCLERLIKQTSRGSL from the coding sequence ATGCCAAAACCCTTCCTCAGATCGAGATCCCTGTCTAGAAAGAGAGTTAAGCTTCCTTCTGGAAATATAGCTACGCATTATGAAGACAAGAGAAATTCGTCTTCTACTTGTCACTTCTGCGGTAAGCCCCTCCATGGTGCAAAGACAAATAAGTTATCCAAGTTTTCTAAATCTGAAAGGAGACCAAGCAGACCTTTCGCGGGAGTTCTTTGTCACTCATGTCTCGAGAGACTCATAAAGCAGACCTCTAGAGGAAGCTTATGA
- the cedA gene encoding DNA import protein CedA, whose translation MFSPFFYLYVAMNLSVLTYTIGAMIMALPIPIHGLKKWGPRLIGDSIYSAVLVNVYGGILYLIQEISQALGVSWANFGTWIETVISEEISIYTFVRAFSGLFSSLDPAIAIFFAPLSYVISILTGIITATETFLVLAFIINNYYGLFIALGIGLMSIPFRVGRGIGASLISFSIVFEAGLPYLPNFLQGLGMNPLDIELGMPTSAQLNNALTYMTTILIPTAMTSLLIMPLVYLGILSGLSMGLSYAIGGSQKLPIPVEIF comes from the coding sequence GTGTTCTCTCCTTTCTTTTATCTTTATGTTGCTATGAACCTCTCTGTTTTGACATACACTATAGGGGCAATGATAATGGCATTACCTATTCCTATTCACGGCTTAAAGAAATGGGGTCCTAGATTAATAGGGGACTCTATCTACTCGGCTGTCCTGGTTAACGTCTATGGAGGGATATTGTACTTGATACAAGAGATCTCTCAGGCCTTAGGTGTAAGCTGGGCCAACTTCGGCACATGGATAGAAACAGTAATTTCCGAAGAGATTTCAATTTACACTTTTGTTAGGGCCTTCAGTGGTCTGTTCTCGTCCTTAGACCCTGCAATTGCAATTTTCTTTGCACCGCTTTCTTATGTAATTTCAATCTTAACTGGTATAATTACTGCTACTGAAACTTTTTTGGTACTAGCTTTTATAATAAACAACTACTATGGTCTTTTCATAGCCCTAGGAATAGGTCTAATGAGCATTCCTTTCAGAGTTGGAAGAGGAATAGGAGCTTCCTTGATTTCCTTCTCAATCGTATTTGAGGCAGGCTTACCTTATTTACCCAACTTCCTCCAGGGTCTTGGAATGAATCCTCTCGATATAGAGCTAGGCATGCCAACATCTGCGCAGCTAAACAACGCTTTAACTTACATGACTACCATATTGATACCGACCGCAATGACCTCTTTGCTCATAATGCCTCTAGTCTACCTTGGAATTTTATCTGGGCTTTCCATGGGATTATCGTATGCTATAGGAGGTTCTCAGAAGCTTCCGATACCCGTAGAGATATTTTAG
- a CDS encoding 30S ribosomal protein S5, translated as MAEEVPVSNLDEWTPRTKLGQLVKEGKISSIKEVFDGNYKITEPEIIEALLPKLKYEVVDIKMVQKQTDAGEISKYKVLVVMGNNDGYVGIGLGKAKQLRVAIQKAVRDGKLNIIPVRRGCGSWECTCGESHSLPFRVKGKAGSVSVSLLPAPKGTGLVVGKTLSILLSYAGIKDAWSFSSGETRTTENFIRAGYAALYNTYNFVTSTDWPRRR; from the coding sequence ATGGCTGAAGAAGTACCAGTTTCAAATTTGGATGAATGGACTCCCAGGACAAAACTGGGCCAATTAGTGAAGGAAGGGAAAATATCTTCAATTAAGGAAGTTTTTGATGGGAACTATAAAATAACTGAGCCAGAAATAATTGAAGCATTACTGCCTAAGTTGAAATATGAGGTAGTAGATATCAAGATGGTACAGAAGCAAACTGATGCAGGAGAGATTTCTAAGTATAAAGTATTAGTAGTGATGGGTAACAATGATGGTTATGTAGGAATAGGTCTAGGAAAGGCGAAACAACTGAGAGTCGCAATACAGAAGGCGGTAAGAGATGGTAAGCTCAACATCATTCCAGTAAGAAGGGGATGTGGTAGTTGGGAGTGTACTTGTGGCGAATCACATAGTCTTCCCTTCAGGGTTAAGGGTAAAGCTGGGAGTGTTAGCGTAAGTTTACTTCCAGCTCCAAAAGGTACTGGCCTAGTAGTAGGAAAGACGTTAAGCATACTTCTGAGCTATGCTGGGATAAAGGACGCATGGTCTTTCTCTAGCGGGGAAACTAGAACTACCGAGAACTTCATAAGAGCAGGCTACGCTGCTCTTTACAACACTTATAACTTCGTTACGTCTACAGACTGGCCTAGGAGAAGGTGA
- a CDS encoding 50S ribosomal protein L30, giving the protein MENLMLIIRLRGSAGSPWFIEEALETLRLKRVFNAMVYPDSSSLRGMLIKVQPYVTWGEVSEEGLSNLLKRLKPKGKSMEEALKSLGASDLDSLRVSILEGKLAFHKLDEEFKLPLTLHPPRGGFKGSVKKPFKDEGEFGYRGQKINELLKRMV; this is encoded by the coding sequence ATGGAAAACTTGATGTTAATCATTAGGCTCAGAGGTTCGGCAGGGTCCCCATGGTTCATAGAAGAGGCTCTAGAAACCTTGAGGCTGAAGAGAGTATTTAATGCAATGGTATATCCAGATTCAAGTTCTCTAAGAGGAATGCTGATAAAGGTACAACCATATGTGACATGGGGGGAGGTTTCTGAAGAAGGACTGTCCAACCTTCTGAAAAGATTAAAGCCAAAAGGTAAATCCATGGAGGAAGCGTTAAAGAGTTTAGGAGCATCTGACCTGGACTCGCTGAGAGTCTCTATATTAGAAGGGAAATTAGCTTTCCATAAGTTAGATGAGGAGTTCAAACTTCCTTTGACACTTCATCCACCTAGAGGAGGGTTCAAGGGCAGCGTTAAGAAGCCCTTTAAAGATGAAGGTGAGTTCGGTTACAGGGGGCAAAAAATTAATGAGTTACTTAAGAGGATGGTGTAA
- the cedA1 gene encoding DNA import protein CedA1, protein MGNSIVTLINTTTSDVTAAAWALFILSWAAGWAIRGSPIPIFRVKRTGQDFIEDAILAAFWIAVGSTVFSFISYIAGQI, encoded by the coding sequence ATGGGAAATAGTATCGTAACCTTAATAAATACTACTACAAGCGATGTGACAGCTGCAGCATGGGCGCTTTTCATTCTTTCATGGGCTGCTGGATGGGCCATAAGAGGTTCTCCTATACCTATATTTAGGGTAAAGAGAACTGGACAGGATTTCATAGAAGACGCCATATTGGCAGCGTTCTGGATAGCTGTAGGATCCACAGTGTTCTCATTCATATCGTATATTGCAGGACAGATCTGA